One window of Helicoverpa zea isolate HzStark_Cry1AcR chromosome 12, ilHelZeax1.1, whole genome shotgun sequence genomic DNA carries:
- the LOC124635179 gene encoding uncharacterized protein LOC124635179 has translation MNKNYERCTHCNRRKWLATGCLRKWLKPLECKHLQRTVDNKRDFNNTDIVNGVFLPERKPSVNTNKFVKFWKNKLFITGNVRTLQRYFGNKNNGGEHLCSLNKCSGDASTSSEKRVIVASGYETKKDFQLNKQAIKCQHSDGHSVLRGHHQHASLETCAIYCQLSKHGWYWGGITSSEAEELLAGQHDNVFLVRDSCDSRHILCVSFRCVGRTLHARLRHANGLFSLNNETFVPANRISEHCAAVDVKSNLFEMPVKLARPLNRFAKLDSLQMICRFVIRQTVSAHVWSKLPLPPNLISYVSIGSDYIVPS, from the exons ATGAATAAAAACTATGAGAGATGCACTCATTGCAATCGTCGCAAATGGCTTGCTACAGGTTGTCTACGCAAGTGGTTAAAACCACTGGAATGTAAACATTTGCAGCGAACTGTTGATAACAAAAGAGATTTTAACAACACAGATATTGTTAACGGCGTATTTCTACCAGAACGCAAGCCTTCCGTTAACACAAACAAATTCGTgaaattttggaaaaataagTTGTTTATTACTGGCAATGTGAGGACTTTGCAGAGGTATTTTgggaataaaaataatggtggAGAACATTTATGCAGCCTTAACAAATGTAGTGGTGATGCATCAACATCGTCCGAGAAAAGAGTAATAGTTGCTTCTGGatatgaaacaaaaaaggaTTTTCAGTTGAACAAACAAGCAATTAAATGCCAACACTCAGATGGTCATTCAGTACTTCGAGGACACCACCAACATGCCTCACTTGAAACTTGTGCAATTTATTGTCAGTTGTCAAA GCATGGCTGGTATTGGGGTGGCATTACGTCAAGTGAAGCCGAAGAATTGCTAGCTGGACAGCATGACAATGTATTTTTAGTCAGAGACTCATGTGACTCCCGTCATATACTATGTGTGTCTTTTCGTTGTGTGGGCCGCACACTTCATGCACGTTTGCGACATGCCAATGGGCTCTTTTCACTGAACAATGAGACATTTGTACCAGCAAACAGAATATCAGAGCATTGTGCAGCTGTGGATGTCAAGTCAAACCTTTTTGAAATGCCAGTGAAATTAGCAAGGCCACTCAATAG atttgCAAAACTGGACTCTTTACAAATGATTTGCAGATTTGTTATAAGACAAACTGTGTCAGCACATGTATGGAGCAAGTTGCCACTGCCACCCAACTTAATATCTTATGTCTCAATTGGCAGTGATTACATAGTACCATCATAG
- the LOC124635178 gene encoding glomulin-like isoform X1 yields the protein MNQSIDVVDLISTLLDNEKYKEALNVPNEERLADSFKDNCWDLIPIILGKIQDDTITIKPSLYGACEQLLTIVIDKSAPEEALLEFIEQIELAKNDAQFGLILPPLQDLLKKLSLKRGRSLEWCLNSISSYIENIPVPDHNLEGKERLLMDSDPNIRRIIRVYSLLPSFYRYFIEEISAADSKINTKEIITAFLISLLGKPLIYIDLDPEKNANSEARLICSHIVQDICAMEKNVLKFLVYLEICHRENNKKKNTKDDVDQEKSPYEHREKINMTTLSGLFYAVLSGHFEVPETALPQVYSLEYILHTAMLSVVHLLNFAEYSVIAKALALSEVILNRFPNQLSQEFLSSSVHFDMCKGLTNVAIYSSFEPLRKHAVALIGRHVNKFDYKGRCALVKYLLEISNHSGMIGYAITLYKSSINEAFQDPRLDDCFTGPLLSNMIKKICFLPHGAESDLVELADQIITSLNFLRYLTIKDTSNLTGIRECFSFIESNYLEQLRVGLNMSKAHYEVKLKDIEEGKSIPEEKLNISLNVGGNVLDNIPKENMKEIIYSALNAFHLIEGLIARLSECINISKVQALKMNCD from the coding sequence ATGAATCAAAGCATAGATGTGGTTGATTTAATTTCTACTTTATTGGATAACGAGAAGTATAAGGAAGCACTTAATGTTCCAAATGAAGAGAGATTAGCAGACAGCTTTAAGGATAATTGCTGGGATTTAATACCTATTATCCTTGGTAAAATTCAAGATGATACCATTACTATAAAGCCATCATTATATGGTGCCTGTGAACAGTTGCTAACAATTGTAATTGATAAATCTGCTCCTGAAGAAGCtttattagaatttattgaGCAGATTGAACTTGCTAAAAATGATGCACAGTTTGGTCTCATTCTGCCACCTCTTCAAGATCTTTTGAAGAAGTTATCTTTAAAGAGAGGCAGATCTTTGGAATGGTGTTTGAACTCTATTAGTTCTTACATTGAAAATATTCCTGTACCTGACCATAACTTGGAAGGCAAGGAAAGATTATTAATGGATTCTGACCCTAACATCAGAAGAATCATAAGAGTATACTCTCTGTTGCCAtcattttataggtattttattgaaGAAATATCAGCAGCAGATTCTAAAATCAACACAAAAGAAATAATTACAGCATTTTTAATAAGCCTTCTTGGAAAGCCATTAATTTACATCGATTTGGATCctgaaaaaaatgcaaatagtGAGGCAAGATTAATCTGCTCACACATTGTCCAAGACATTTGTGCTATGGAGAAGAATGTTCTAAAATTCTTAGTTTACTTAGAGATTTGCCACAGagaaaacaacaaaaagaaaaatacaaaagatgATGTTGATCAGGAAAAATCACCATATGAACACAGAGAAAAGATCAATATGACTACTCTATCAGGATTGTTTTATGCTGTTTTATCAGGTCATTTTGAAGTACCTGAAACTGCATTACCACAAGTTTACAGTTTAGAATATATTTTGCATACTGCAATGCTTTCTGTAGTCCACTTGTTAAATTTTGCTGAATACAGTGTTATAGCCAAAGCATTAGCTCTAAGTGAAGTAATCTTAAACCGCTTTCCAAACCAACTTTCACAAGAGTTTCTATCATCGTCAGTGCATTTTGATATGTGTAAGGGATTAACAAATGTAGCAATATACTCCAGTTTTGAACCTTTACGTAAACATGCAGTAGCATTGATTGGACGCCATGTAAATAAATTTGATTATAAGGGAAGGTGTGCACTTGTGAAGTATTTGCTTGAGATATCTAATCATTCAGGCATGATTGGTTATGCAATAACATTGTACAAAAGCTCTATAAATGAAGCATTTCAGGATCCCAGATTGGATGACTGCTTCACTGGTCCTTTACTTTCAAATATGATTAAGAAAATATGCTTCCTTCCACATGGTGCTGAGTCAGACCTGGTTGAGCTAGCTGATCAAATTATAACGTCATTAAATTTCCTGAGATATTTAACCATAAAAGATACATCTAACTTGACTGGTATTCGAgaatgtttttcatttatagAGTCTAATTATTTGGAACAACTCCGTGTAGGATTGAACATGTCAAAAGCTCATTATGAAGTTAAACTTAAAGATATTGAAGAAGGGAAAAGCATACCAGAAGAAAAGCTTAATATTTCACTTAATGTAGGAGGAAATGTGTTAGATAATATACCTAAGGAAAACATGAAGGAAATCATATATTCTGCTTTGAATGCTTTTCATCTGATTGAAGGCCTCATTGCACGTCTTTCTGAGTGtataaatataagtaaagtgcaagcattaaaaatgaattgtgACTAA
- the LOC124635178 gene encoding ubiquinone biosynthesis protein COQ9, mitochondrial-like isoform X2, translated as MSTLQKIFRSLKNGHRTIRPFASISVIRSRALSSQQTQVNPEKDVKLSIPSTYTPPNQQENEDRQYEENIKNCILENALQFVPKTGWTVESLSAGAKAAGYPTITHGIFPNGGGDLVHYFNVKCNTKLVDEMKTWPKTNSKDKVPAKFIENAIFKRLLMIDPYKTTWAKAMAVQTMPNNVPNCLATLLSLVDDICYHSGDRSVDFNWYVRRVGVAGIYKAAELFYLTDSSQDSTATRNFIASRIRDAQLIQSALNLNPVAAAPQTLTAAFTTAKNMLGINTLK; from the exons ATGAGCACATTACAGAAGATTTTTCGTT cCTTGAAGAATGGCCATAGAACTATTAGGCCATTTGCCTCTATTAGTGTCATTAGATCACGTGCATTGAGCTCTCAGCAAACTCAAGTAAATCCAGAAAAGGATGTAAAGTTATCTATTCCGTCTACTTATACACCTCCAAATCAGCAAGAAAATGAAGATCGtcagtatgaggaaaatataaaGAATTGCATTTTGGAGAATGCTCTACAATTTGTACCTAAGACTGGATGGACTGTAGAGTCACTGAGTGCCGGTGCCAAAGCAGCCGGCTACCCTACTATAACTCACGGAATATTTCCTAATGGGGGTGGTGATTTGGTACATTACTTTAATGTGAAATGCAATACAAAATTGGTGGACGAAATGAAAACT TGGCCCAAAACGAATTCCAAAGACAAAGTACCAGCCAAATTCATTGAGAACGCCATATTCAAAAGATTGCTAATGATTGATCCATACAA gaccACATGGGCTAAAGCGATGGCCGTTCAAACAATGCCCAACAACGTTCCTAATTGCTTAGCCACCTTATTATCACTTGTAGATGACATATGTTACCATTCCGGCGATAGAAGTGTTGAT TTCAATTGGTATGTCCGCCGAGTTGGTGTTGCAGGAATATACAAAGCGGCAGAATTGTTTTATCTAACCGATAGCAGCCAAGACAGTACTGCCACTAGAAATTTTATTGCATCACGTATTCGCGACGCCCAATTAATTCAGTCAGCATTGAATTTAAACCCGGTGGCTGCAGCCCCACAAACGTTGACTGCCGCATTTACAACG GCCAAGAATATGCTCGGAATTAATACATTGAAGTAA